The Metopolophium dirhodum isolate CAU chromosome 4, ASM1992520v1, whole genome shotgun sequence DNA window tgcaAATATGTATTCTATTTAACTGAATGAAAACAAAAGACTAAACTAGAACAATtaacaaacatttatataaatgtattcaatgatttcatactagtaataattatttattttttcttaattatcaATGGTCCAACATTGTCCTTCTGTTCAATGTTGTACTTATTATGAGCACCATCACACAAAGGAAATTTAGAGCTTCTCCAACAACGACAAAATGCTGTACTTTCACCTAGCTCTTCGATGTCATAACCGTCAACCACTTTTGGAGATTCTTTTTTAATACAAGGGTTAACAGGCtagacatacaaaaaaaaaacaacataaatatttattaaaaaataatttaatttagtacttACATGTCTTGGTTTGACAACTCTGTATGAAAGGTAACATACACCACCAATTGTAGCATAAAACGGAATTAATTTCAGTATATCTttacctataaaatacaattggtttaggtaaatatattttaactgttaagTTAATTAAGATTACTGAAtagttacattaaataattttaaaggttagattattttttattcattttttaaattgttagcagttagttgtatttaaaatgttaagaacataatattatagtaatataattataaatttatattaagggGGACTctatttgatgaaaaaaagttacttttaaacaaaaaagtCAGACAAAACTGGAGGAATTTGATTTgacgaattttaattttgaaaacggattatgattgattaacAAGTTTACTAGGTT harbors:
- the LOC132943874 gene encoding CDGSH iron-sulfur domain-containing protein 2 homolog A — translated: MEFSSNLVKVHLANYLANLPLPNSFLGIFKLGGKDILKLIPFYATIGGVCYLSYRVVKPRHPVNPCIKKESPKVVDGYDIEELGESTAFCRCWRSSKFPLCDGAHNKYNIEQKDNVGPLIIKKK